The following are encoded together in the Lagopus muta isolate bLagMut1 chromosome 7, bLagMut1 primary, whole genome shotgun sequence genome:
- the CSRNP1 gene encoding cysteine/serine-rich nuclear protein 1: MSGVLKRKYEELGDDSTYCSSSSCSPLSSSASSGWDSDEDSSRGDSKPSSAIAPGFTPTSILKKSKRLKKNNVEFDRVTVFYFPRCQGFTSVPSRGGCTLGMVSKHSSSRQFTLAEFSKEQENVRREKLEEKLKEEKLEALKWKLTMNGTKESEEANQLTIEDISDDDIDVSNVDLEDGFFLQPYPAKKRRALLKAVGVKKIDKEEKRELHSIRLSREDCGCDCQEVCDPETCSCSLAGIKCQMDHTSFPCGCTKDGCGNTEGRIEFNQARVQTHFIHTIMKLELEKQQQSSEGVAEVEPLFRERLPQLGCTATKGPLEERTAPLAPAFQFSPELEALGENSCSSDMTDSSISSHPSEDLEEPYESLPSDKSQSDIDDDGLARILHFNDSDAEEEADRCQDNLSCFHPADFFIEDHGCEAKPGPGASSHLSECLDENANQDSGGLLEEAMHARCDGVSCCAPAPAESCSKSYADLSLSSDSLDFFQSFSDYNLGPLYNSLKEYENLDNFSALQFQLPNFPGFPQAGDQGSCFLESLIGLSESVPETPAPFTDNQLLEDAIKSSLMETVKV, from the exons ATGAGCGGGGTGTTGAAAAGGAAGTATGAAGAGCTGGGGGATGACAGCACCtactgctcctcctcctcctgttccCCTCTGTCTTCCTCGGCGTCCTCAGGCTGGGACTCAGATGAAGACAGCTCCCGTGGAGACAGCAAGCCCAGCTCTGCCATAGCACCTGGCTTTACCC CCACGTCCATCCTGAAGAAATCCAAACGGCTAAAGAAGAACAACGTGGAGTTTGACCGGGTCACTGTGTTCTACTTCCCGCGCTGCCAGGGCTTCACGAGCGTACCGAGCCGTGGGGGCTGCACGCTGGGGATGGTGAGCAAACACAGCTCCTCTCGGCAGTTCACGTTAGCAGAGTTCTCCAAGGAGCAGGAAAACGTTCGTCGGGAGAAACTGGAAGAGAAATTGAAAGAGGAGAAGTTGGAAGCCTTGAAATGGAAA CTCACCATGAACGGCACGAAGGAATCGGAGGAAGCCAACCAGCTCACTATTGAAGACATCTCTGACGACGACATCGACGTCAGCAACGTGGACCTGGAGGATGGCTTTTTCCTCCAGCCCTATCCAGCCAAGAAAAGGCGTGCACTGCTCAAAGCTGTTGGGGTGAAGAAGATAGACAAGGAGGAGAAGCGGGAGCTGCACAGCATCCGCCTGTCCCGGGAGGATTGTGGCTGTGACTGTCAGGAGGTCTGCGATCCCGAGACCTGCAGCTGTAGCTTGGCAGGCATTAAGTGCCAG aTGGACCACACCTCCTTCCCCTGTGGCTGTACCAAGGACGGCTGCGGCAACACAGAAGGTAGGATCGAGTTCAACCAGGCCCGGGTGCAGACCCACTTCATCCACACCATCATgaagctggagctggagaagcagcagcagagcagtgaggggGTGGCAGAGGTTGAACCTCTCTTCCGAGAGCGGTTGCCTCAGCTGGGCTGCACAGCGACAAAGGGGCCCTTGGAAGAACGAACGGCGCCGCTGGCCCCCGCCTTCCAGTTCAGCCCTGAGTTGGAAGCCCTGGGGgagaacagctgcagcagcgACATGACGgactcctccatctcctcccacCCCAGCGAGGACCTGGAGGAACCCTATGAGAGCCTCCCCTCCGACAAGTCCCAGTCGGACATCGATGACGATGGCTTGGCACGCATCCTCCACTTCAACGATTCAGATGCCGAGGAGGAGGCAGACCGCTGCCAGGACAACCTGAGCTGTTTCCACCCTGCCGACTTCTTCATTGAGGACCATGGCTGTGAGGCCAAGCCCGGCCCTGGGGCCTCATCCCACCTCTCTGAGTGCCTGGACGAGAACGCCAACCAGGACAGTGgtgggctgctggaggaggcCATGCACGCGCGCTGTGATGGGGTGTCGTGCTGcgccccagccccagctgagTCGTGTTCCAAGAGCTATGCTGacctcagcctttcctctgaCTCCTTGGATTTCTTCCAGTCCTTCTCGGACTATAACTTGGGACCCCTTTACAACTCCTTGAAGGAGTATGAGAACCTTGATAACTTCTCAGCGTTACAGTTTCAGTTGCCTAATTTCCCCGGTTTCCCGCAAGCTGGAGATCAGGGCTCCTGTTTCTTGGAGTCTCTCATCGGTTTGTCCGAATCCGTCCCCGAAACCCCAGCCCCTTTCACAGACAATCAGCTTTTGGAGGACGCCATCAAGTCATCGCTGATGGAAACAGTGAAGGTGTGA